The region GCCCAGAATCACACGGTCGGCCGCGTCAATTACCTCGTCTCCGTTGATGTCGGCATACTTGATATCACCGGGCTTGGTGGCAGCGCTTTGGAAGGCGTGCCCCTGCACGTCCTCTTCATTTACAAAAAGGCCCTCGGCACGGTACCCGTAGAAGGCACCAACCGACTCGCCTACACGCTCTATCCAGTAACCGTTGATGCGCTCTTCCACACCACCCAGACTCACGATCTCGTTCTGGATCTTGGAGAAGTTAGCCCCAATGGTATAGGTAAAGTCAGTCCCGATGGCGCCGTTGTGCACCAGGTTCAGTTCTATGCCTTTGTTGCGTGTCTCGGCTGCGTTCCGGTAGGGAGCAGCCAGGCCATAAGTAGCCAGCACCGGCAGCTGCATCAGGATACCCTCTGTGTTTTTGATGTAATAGTCGGCCACTACATCCAGCTTGCCGCGGAAAATGGAGAAGTCCACACCGAAGTCAGTCATGTATACTTTCTCCCAGGTTGCCAGCGTATTGGCACCTGTGCCTTGCCAGGCCCCATCCACCGGGTTCCCGTCGAAGTTATAGGCATAGCCCGTGCTCAGCAGCGAGTAGTAGTTGCCCGGCGGCACCACGTCCTGGTTGCCCAGCGCACCCCACGAGCCGCGTAGCTTCAGGTTATCGATCCAGCTGATGTTTTTGATAAACGGCTCTTCAGACAGTCTCCAGCCAGCTGAGAAGGAAGGAAACACTGCCTCGCGCTGGTCGGGGTGGAAGCGGGAAGAGTAGTCGGTACGCAGGGTACCTTCGAATAGGTACTTGTTCTGGAAATCATAATTCACACGCCCGAAGAAGGAGCGGATCGCCCACTGCGTCTCAGCGGTACTGTTGGCGCCTGACACAATATTCTCCGGACTTGCCGAACCGGTGCCAACCGTCGTCATCTCATCGTTCGGAAAGTTCTTGCGGCCCATAAACGCGGTGCGGTACACGTTGCTCTCCTGAGAGGCACCCACCATGACCTTGCCTGTGTGCTTGCCAAAGGTGCGCTCGTAGCTGGCCGTTCCCTGCGTCAGGATTTCCTGACGGCGGCCCCAGTTCTCCTGCATCTGGTTCACCGTCACGGCCGAGGCACTCATCGGCTGCTTCGTTGTAAAGTCTACAATCGGGTCCATCGTGCTGTTAAAGGACCAGTTCATCAGGTTGGAATATTTTAAAGAGAAGAGGCCGTTCACTGTCAGGCCTTTCAGCGGGGTCAGGCTGGCGTTCGCCGCCGTTTGCAAGTAGTTGTTACGGGTCCAGCTACTGCCGCCCTCCTCTATCTTGCGCAGCTGGTTTCTGGCGGCCGTGTTGGCATTGGCCGAACCTCCGCTTATTGAGCCCCAGCTTCCGTCCGAGTGGCGCGCCACTGTCACCGGAAGCGAGCGGTTGAGCTCTGTCCAGCTAAAGCCTGCCCCCTCCGTATCGTAATCCTGGCGGATAAAGGAGATGTTGGTTCCTATCTTGAGTATCTCCGGAAAAACATCGGTGCTGGTATTCAGTTTTACGCTGTAACGGTCCATGTCCTTGCCCGGCAGCAGCGACTGCTGGTTAAAATAGGACGCGCCCAGGTAATAACTGGTGTTCTTGCCGCTGGAGGACACATTGAGATTGATATCGCTCTGGGGTGCTGTTTCGCGCAGCACCAGGTCATACCAGTCTGTATTGGGGTACATGTCCGGGTCACTCCCATTGCCGAGCTTCTGAATCTGCTCATCCGTGTAGGTCGGGGCCTTGCCGGCGTTTGTCATCGCCTCGTTGTGGAACCTGGCATAGCCTACGGCATCCATATACTCCGGCAGACGCGTAGGGGATTGCCAGCCATAATTGGCGTTAAAGCCGATCGTGGTTTTCTCGGTATTCTTTCCTGTCCTGGTCGTAACCACAATCACGCCGTTCGCAGCCCTCGAACCATAAATGGAGGCGGCGGAGGCATCCTTGAGCACCGACATGTTCTCAATATCGTTCGGGTTCAGGGCGGCCAGCTCCGTGTCGGAGGCCGGGATACCATCTATAATGATCATTGGCCCGGGTGAGCTCAGGTTGGTACGTCCGCGCACGGTAATCGTGCCCACACTGCCCACATCACCCGGTCGTTGGATCACCGTAAGACCAGGGGCTACCCCCTGCAGGGCGTTCTGTACAGAAGTAACAGGCCGGTCGGTCAGTTGCTTGGTATCTACCGTGGCCACCGAACCGGTTACGTCTGCCCGCTTCTGGGTGCCATAGCCTACTACCACTACCTCTTCCAGGCTCTTGGCATCAGGCTTCATGGTCACGTTGATGGTGGCCTGGTTACCTACTGTTACTTCCTTCGTCTCATAGCCGATGTAAGAGAACACCAGCACATCCGTGGGCGCAGCAGCAATGGTAAAGGCGCCGTCCATGTTGGTGGTGGTGCCTGTGGTGGAGTTCTTAACTACCACGGTCAGCCCGATAAGGGGCTGGTTCTGCTCATCCACTACTTTACCGCTTACCCGTTGCTGCGTTTGGCTGTAGCCGGTTTGAATGGTAAGGAGGAAAAACAGCGCGCTTAATACTAAAGAGAACGCTGGTACGGGCATGGTACACCTTTTTTGTAGCGAGTAAAGTCTCCTGCCCAGAAGGACTTTTCCCTCTCTGTAATGTTGTTTCATACTTCTTATGGTTTAGCTTTATATAGATATGTGTTCGAGAACGCAATCATTAATTTAGGATTGATCGTGGAGACCACCTAACCAGCAAAGCCATTAAAAGCACACAAACGTTTGTTTTGGGTCTGATTGGAAGTACCAAAGCATGGGCTTTTCAACACTATTCCCCTTTTCACGCCCCTCATGGCATCGACTGGGAAATTGTGCACTAACTACCTCCACGTTGTGCTGTGTCAGGTAGTAAAGTATAGCCTCTATTGGGGTGAAAACACAGGTGATAGTTAAGATAAATGTCCGAAGGACTCATGCCCGGCTTTATACTTTGGCCTTTCCTGCCATTGCACCCCAAAGTTGCGTTTGTGATTAGAGTATCAACTGATTGTTAAGATTTTATAAAGAATGAGCAAACGTTTGCGGGGGAATAATTACAGGGGACACCTTGCCTGATAATTCTCCCGATAAGCGTACCCCTCCAGCTCATAAAGCCTAAACCGTTCTGTTTGCCGCGTGGACGTTTACATTCCGTTTGCTTTGACTCAATTGCTTTCGTAACTTTCTTTCATGAAATACCCTCACCCCCTCACCGCCTTCGCTGTGGCAGCCATACTTGCCGGCTGCTCGGAGCAGCCTAGAGAGCAGCCCGCCACAGCAGCCTTCGCCTCCACGCAGCAGGATTCCCTCTCCTCCTGCTGTATTTCCGCTGTGCCCTCCCGTTTTGGTACATCATCGCCCCAAGGGCAAACCGCTGGGGAACAGGTGTCTGAAAAAGAGCAGAAGGAGGGCATGGTTTGGATAGAGGGCGGCACTTTTATTATGGGGGCAGATGATAAACAAGCGCGGCCGGATGAGCAGCCCCGGCACCAGGTAACGGTGGACGGTTTCTGGATGGATGCCACAGAGGTGACCAACGCTGCGTTTGCCCGTTTTGTGGAAGCTACCGGCTACGTCACCACGGCCGAGCGGAAGCCGGATTGGGAGGAGTTAAAAAAGCAGCTCCCTCCCGGCACGCCCAAGCCGGACGAAAGCCTGCTGGTAGCGGCTTCGCTGGTGTTCCAGTCTCCTCAGGGGCAGGTAAACCTGAATGACTTTGCCAGTTGGTGGGCCTGGAAAGAAGAGGCCAACTGGCGGCAGCCACACGGGCCGGGCAGCAGCATAAAGGGCAAAGAAAACCACCCTGTCGTGCATATTTCCTGGTACGACGCACAGGCTTATGCCAAATGGGCCGGCAAAAGGCTCCCGACAGAGGCCGAGTGGGAATGGGCCGCACGCGGGGGCAAAAAAGACACGATGTATCCTTGGGGAAACGAGGGCATTAACTCCGGCAAGCCTAAAGCCAACACCTGGAACGGGACTTTCCCGACCAGTAATACGCAGCAGGACGGCTACTACCATACGGCACCTGCCAAGTCTTACGCCCCTAACGGCTATGGCCTGTATGATATGGCGGGCAACGTGTGGGAGTGGTGCGCAGACTACTACCACAGCAGTTACTACCGCACAATCCATACTGCTGCGGGAGTGCGCAACCCCGCCGGTCCGGCAGAGAGCCATGACCCGGACGAGCCATACGCTAAGAAGCGGGTGATCAGGGGCGGCTCTTTTCTATGCAACGACAGCTACTGCTCCGGCTTCAGGGTGGCCGCGCGCATGAAGAGCACCGAAGACAGCAGCCTGGAGCATGTGGGCTTCCGTTGCGTGAAGGACTGACAAACGAAAAAGCCCCCGCTTTCGCAGGGGCTCCCCAATCATTCACCTATACTAACTAACAATGATAATATCTACGCGGCAAAAACCTAATGCCTAACAAATATACACTTTGTGTGCGAACACACAAATATTTGGCTGGAAAAATTTAAACTACGCCTCAAAGCACCTGTGCGCCTGCCATACTTTACTTTGCAAAGTATAAACCTTAACTTTAGCAACTGCTATACTTTATAAGATGCCACGGAAACCTACCACGATAAAAGAAATCGCCAAGATACTTCATGTGTCTACCTCCACCGTTTCCAGAGCGCTGCACGACCACCCCAGCATTGGCACCGCCACCAGCGCCAAGGTAAAGCAGCTGGCAAAAGAGCTTAACTATGAGCGCAACCAGACGGCAGTATACTTCCAGCAGGGCAAAACCTACACGATAGGCGTCATACTGCCGGAGCTCTCGGAGGCATTCTTCTCCTCGGCCATCAGCGCGATAGAGGATACTGCTTACAAGCGGAACTACACCGTGCTGCTAGCCCAATCGCATGATGACGCCCAAACGGAGAAGCAGTTAGTGGAGAAGATGAAAAACCACCGGGTGGACGGCCTGCTGGTGTCCGTGGCCAAAACCACTTCTACCTTTGAGCACTTCAGCAGCCTGAGCAAGTTCAACATCCCCGTGGTGTTCTTCGACCGCATCCCGCCAATCAATGGTGTACACTCTGTGGCCTGCAGCATGGTTACCGGCACCATCGAGGCGGTAACTTATTTACTGAAGAAAGGGCACCGCGCGATCGGGATGATCAACGGGCCGGAAACGCTTTATGCCAGCACCGAGCGGCGGGAAGGGTATATTAAGGCGATGCAGAAGAACAGGCTCAAGTACGACCCCTCGCTGGTAGTAGGCTGTGACCTGACCGAGGAAGGCACGATCAAGGCGCTGGAGGAGTTGCTGGCAAACAAGCGCAAAGCCACAGCCATCGTTACGTTCAACGATTATGTATGGCTCTATGCCCAGAAACACGCCCGCAGGCTGGGAATAAGTATCAATAAGGACCTGGAGTTTGTAAGCTACGCCAACCTGCCTATGACCGAGTACATGGATTACGCCCCGCTTGCCTCAGTAGAGCAGTTCCCGCACCAACAAGGGCAGAAGGCCACCGAGATCCTGCTGGACCTGCTCTCTACAGGCGAGGAACAGCACCTGCGGCAGCAAGCGTACTATAAGGTTATTGTGGAATCGCAGCTCGTGGAGAGCAACCGGAAGTGCTAGTCCTGCTCCGGCTGCCACCCTTTCTTTCCAAAATGACGCAACGGGGCTATGAATTTCCTGCCCGTCCCTTCATAATCCTCTAAACCGGGCACCTGCCATACCTGATGTGCTGCAGTAAGACTACCTCAGGTTTTATTGACCGCATTTTGTGCGTGTTCGTAAACATTATGTACTTTTTTTCTTGTTTTGTAGCAAACGCCTGTTTACTTTTAAAAACTTTCATCCTTTTCACATGCTACGCCCACGGGCCGTACCTCTTCCCTCAGAAGGAGGCTTGGTGAGGCTGCATGTGCTAAACATAGAGGATATTAGCTGAAAACAGCGCAAAAGGCTACCTTCCCCGGCAGCTTTATGCCTGTGGCTCAGACAGGGAAAATTATACTTAACCGAGAAGACTAAACCTTCATTACATGCATAAAAGCCCTACTTTACTCATACTGGCAGCAGGTATGGCGACACGGTACGGCAGCCTGAAGCAATTAGATGCCTTTGGGCCCCAGGGAGAAACCATCATTGAGTACTCCATTCACGATGCGCGGAGAGCCGGTTTCGGCAAGGTGGTGTTCGTGATCCGCAAATCCATTGAGGAAGCGTTTAAAACTGCCATGCAGGAAAGGCTGCCAGCGGACCTTGCAGTGGAGTACGTTTCCCAGGAGCTCGACATGCTGCCGGCAGGCTACAGCATGCCCGAAGGCCGCACCAAGCCTTGGGGAACGGCACACGCCGTCTGGGTGTCCACAGCCAAGCTGCAGGAACCCTTTGCCGTGATAAACGCCGATGACTTTTACGGCTATGAATCCTTTAAACGGGCAGCCGATTTCCTGAAGAGCAGCACCGACGAACGCGAGTACGGCCTGATTGGATACAGGCTCTCCAACACCCTCTCCGAGCACGGCAACGTATCGCGCGGCATCTGCGCCCTTGCCCCGGACCACTCCCTGACATCGCTCACGGAACTGACCAAGATCGCGCGTACTGCAAGCGGTGCCATCACGGTAGAAGATGAGGGAACACAGCAGTGGCAACTCACCGGCGAGGAAATCGTGTCGATGAACCTGATGGCCTTCAAACCCTCGGTGCTCCCATACTTTGACAAGTACCTCAAGGAGTTTCTGCAGGAGAAGGGCCAGGAGTTGAAAGCCGAGTTCTACCTGCCCTCTGTGGTCAATGCGATGCTGGCAACGGGAGCCGCCCGGGTAAAGGTGATCCCTACGCCGGAGAAGTGGTTTGGTGTGACCTATCCTGAAGACAAGGCGGGTACCATCCAGCAAATAAAAGAACTGATTGAGGCAAACATTTACCCTAAAAACCTTTGGGAAGACGCTACACCGCATCACATGAAAGAAGACCCCAACGCTGAGGCAAACCTGCGGGAGGTACTCTCCCACTTTATCCTTGAAGGAAGTATTAGCAGCGTGCGCTCTTACGGCTCGGGCCACATTCACGACACCTATGCCGTAACCAACGGCACGCCCGAAAGCCCTGATTACCTGCTGCAGCGCATCAACCACAACGTTTTTAAAAACGTGCCCCTGCTGATGGACAACATCGAGCTGGTAACGCGCCACCTGCGTCAGAAACTGGAGAATATGCCCGGTACCAGGCCCGACGAGGAGGTGCTTACCCTGGTGCCAACGCATGCGCAGCAAAGTTTTTACCGCGACGCGGAAGGAAACTTCTGGAGGGTGTACCTGCTGCTGGACGGCACGCGCAGCTATGACATTGTGGAGACTCCGCAGCAGGCCCATGAAGGTGGCAAAGCCTTCGGCAAATTCCTGGCCCTGCTGGCAGACCTGGATACAAGCCAGCTACACGACTCCATCCCGGATTTCCATAACGTAGAGAGCCGCCTCCGTCTTTTTGAGGCAGCGCTACAACGCAACCCCAAAGACAGGGCACGGCAGGTACCTCAGGAGATCGAATTTGTGCAGCAGCGGGCCGAGCAAATGAGCACGATCTGCAGGCTGGGCCGCGAGGGCGGGCTTCCCCTCCGCACCACGCACAACGATACCAAATTTAACAACGTGCTGCTCGACAAGTATGACAAGGCGCTCTGCGTGATAGACCTGGACACAGTGATGCCGGGCTACGTAGCCTACGATTTTGGCGATGCCATCCGCACCACAGTGAACAAGGCCGCCGAGGATGAGGAGGACCTGAGCAAGATCAGCGCCGACTTTAACCTGTTCAAAGCTTTTACCGAGGGCTTTCTGCAGGAGACCAGCTCTTTTCTTACCCAGGAGGAAATCGCCTCGCTGCCACTCGGCGTGACGCTGCTCCCCTACATCATGGGGCTGCGCTTCCTGACCGATTATATCGACGGGGACCACTACTACAAGATCCATTTCCCGGAGCACAACCTGCAACGGGCACGCGCCCAGTTCAGGCTGGTGGAGGTGCTGGAAGAAAACATGGAGCTGCTACGCAATACCGTACAGGAAACCGCCGCCTTATGCAAAACAGCCGAAGCCGGACAACAAAAGTAATGGAGATGAAGCAACTGGTCGTTCCTACTATACCTGCGCTAAAGCCCTCTAGCCCGCTTTCCGACGTGTCGGAGGCGCTTGACCTGCTCCCCGCGCAGCGCATCGACCTGGATCCTTGGCCCTCCGGCGGGGAAAAGGTAGAAGCGGGATTCACACTAGCCCACAGTGGCCGTCACCTGCTGCTCAAGTATAAAGTACGGGAGCAGGCAGTGCTGGCGCGCTACAGAAACATCAACGACCCTGTCTACAAAGACACTTGCGTGGAGTTCTTCATCTCTTTTGGAGAAGAGCGCGCTTACTACAACATAGAGGCCAACTGCCTCGGCACCTGCCTGGTAGGCTATGGGCCGGGGAAGCATGACAGAAAGCCACTCGCTGTAGAGGCTATCTCACAAATAGAGCATCTGGCCAACCTGAAGGTAGCCAACCATGGCCAAAAAGAGCGGGCCTGGGAGCTGACACTGCGGATACCAGCCACGGTGTTTACCGAGCATCGCCTGGAGAACTTTTCCGGGCTGCAGGCCCGGGGCAACTTTTATAAATGCGGGGATGATCTGC is a window of Pontibacter kalidii DNA encoding:
- a CDS encoding SusC/RagA family TonB-linked outer membrane protein; amino-acid sequence: MPVPAFSLVLSALFFLLTIQTGYSQTQQRVSGKVVDEQNQPLIGLTVVVKNSTTGTTTNMDGAFTIAAAPTDVLVFSYIGYETKEVTVGNQATINVTMKPDAKSLEEVVVVGYGTQKRADVTGSVATVDTKQLTDRPVTSVQNALQGVAPGLTVIQRPGDVGSVGTITVRGRTNLSSPGPMIIIDGIPASDTELAALNPNDIENMSVLKDASAASIYGSRAANGVIVVTTRTGKNTEKTTIGFNANYGWQSPTRLPEYMDAVGYARFHNEAMTNAGKAPTYTDEQIQKLGNGSDPDMYPNTDWYDLVLRETAPQSDINLNVSSSGKNTSYYLGASYFNQQSLLPGKDMDRYSVKLNTSTDVFPEILKIGTNISFIRQDYDTEGAGFSWTELNRSLPVTVARHSDGSWGSISGGSANANTAARNQLRKIEEGGSSWTRNNYLQTAANASLTPLKGLTVNGLFSLKYSNLMNWSFNSTMDPIVDFTTKQPMSASAVTVNQMQENWGRRQEILTQGTASYERTFGKHTGKVMVGASQESNVYRTAFMGRKNFPNDEMTTVGTGSASPENIVSGANSTAETQWAIRSFFGRVNYDFQNKYLFEGTLRTDYSSRFHPDQREAVFPSFSAGWRLSEEPFIKNISWIDNLKLRGSWGALGNQDVVPPGNYYSLLSTGYAYNFDGNPVDGAWQGTGANTLATWEKVYMTDFGVDFSIFRGKLDVVADYYIKNTEGILMQLPVLATYGLAAPYRNAAETRNKGIELNLVHNGAIGTDFTYTIGANFSKIQNEIVSLGGVEERINGYWIERVGESVGAFYGYRAEGLFVNEEDVQGHAFQSAATKPGDIKYADINGDEVIDAADRVILGNDVPWMTYGFNVGASYKGFDLNVITYGVADVDTYLEAEAAYPFFNGANIKKAYENRWTAENPDPNAHFPRTLISADASHNYNTSSFWLFSGAYFRIRAITLGYNIPETVSSKLGMQTLRVYATSNNPFTIMGDERLSDYDPEFGSGRGGYPGLKTFSLGVNAKF
- a CDS encoding formylglycine-generating enzyme family protein, translated to MKYPHPLTAFAVAAILAGCSEQPREQPATAAFASTQQDSLSSCCISAVPSRFGTSSPQGQTAGEQVSEKEQKEGMVWIEGGTFIMGADDKQARPDEQPRHQVTVDGFWMDATEVTNAAFARFVEATGYVTTAERKPDWEELKKQLPPGTPKPDESLLVAASLVFQSPQGQVNLNDFASWWAWKEEANWRQPHGPGSSIKGKENHPVVHISWYDAQAYAKWAGKRLPTEAEWEWAARGGKKDTMYPWGNEGINSGKPKANTWNGTFPTSNTQQDGYYHTAPAKSYAPNGYGLYDMAGNVWEWCADYYHSSYYRTIHTAAGVRNPAGPAESHDPDEPYAKKRVIRGGSFLCNDSYCSGFRVAARMKSTEDSSLEHVGFRCVKD
- a CDS encoding LacI family DNA-binding transcriptional regulator; the protein is MPRKPTTIKEIAKILHVSTSTVSRALHDHPSIGTATSAKVKQLAKELNYERNQTAVYFQQGKTYTIGVILPELSEAFFSSAISAIEDTAYKRNYTVLLAQSHDDAQTEKQLVEKMKNHRVDGLLVSVAKTTSTFEHFSSLSKFNIPVVFFDRIPPINGVHSVACSMVTGTIEAVTYLLKKGHRAIGMINGPETLYASTERREGYIKAMQKNRLKYDPSLVVGCDLTEEGTIKALEELLANKRKATAIVTFNDYVWLYAQKHARRLGISINKDLEFVSYANLPMTEYMDYAPLASVEQFPHQQGQKATEILLDLLSTGEEQHLRQQAYYKVIVESQLVESNRKC
- a CDS encoding phosphotransferase, producing the protein MHKSPTLLILAAGMATRYGSLKQLDAFGPQGETIIEYSIHDARRAGFGKVVFVIRKSIEEAFKTAMQERLPADLAVEYVSQELDMLPAGYSMPEGRTKPWGTAHAVWVSTAKLQEPFAVINADDFYGYESFKRAADFLKSSTDEREYGLIGYRLSNTLSEHGNVSRGICALAPDHSLTSLTELTKIARTASGAITVEDEGTQQWQLTGEEIVSMNLMAFKPSVLPYFDKYLKEFLQEKGQELKAEFYLPSVVNAMLATGAARVKVIPTPEKWFGVTYPEDKAGTIQQIKELIEANIYPKNLWEDATPHHMKEDPNAEANLREVLSHFILEGSISSVRSYGSGHIHDTYAVTNGTPESPDYLLQRINHNVFKNVPLLMDNIELVTRHLRQKLENMPGTRPDEEVLTLVPTHAQQSFYRDAEGNFWRVYLLLDGTRSYDIVETPQQAHEGGKAFGKFLALLADLDTSQLHDSIPDFHNVESRLRLFEAALQRNPKDRARQVPQEIEFVQQRAEQMSTICRLGREGGLPLRTTHNDTKFNNVLLDKYDKALCVIDLDTVMPGYVAYDFGDAIRTTVNKAAEDEEDLSKISADFNLFKAFTEGFLQETSSFLTQEEIASLPLGVTLLPYIMGLRFLTDYIDGDHYYKIHFPEHNLQRARAQFRLVEVLEENMELLRNTVQETAALCKTAEAGQQK
- a CDS encoding carbohydrate-binding family 9-like protein yields the protein MQNSRSRTTKVMEMKQLVVPTIPALKPSSPLSDVSEALDLLPAQRIDLDPWPSGGEKVEAGFTLAHSGRHLLLKYKVREQAVLARYRNINDPVYKDTCVEFFISFGEERAYYNIEANCLGTCLVGYGPGKHDRKPLAVEAISQIEHLANLKVANHGQKERAWELTLRIPATVFTEHRLENFSGLQARGNFYKCGDDLPEPHFLVWNPVTAPAPEFHRPGDFGAISFL